AGCGATCGCACGCCTTCGGACAGATCGTGGGTCAACGCGGCGAGTGCGACCTCGTGGACCTCGGGGCGATCGATGCCCTCGAGGGCGGACAGGGCGGCGAGCCGTTCCTCGGCCGGGCGCTCGCGGGAGGCGCGCACCTCGGCTACGAGGGCGCGGACCCGCATGAGCTCGGGGTCGACCTCGATCGTCACCTCTCCGGAGGGCGCTCGGATGCCCGTGTAGGTCGTGGCGGGCACTGCTTCGGACGTCTGGACCTCGGGGGCCTCGATGTCGGGAGCCTCCCCGCCGGGAGACTCGGCGTGGGGGCTCTCGGCTTCGGATGCCTCTGCGTCGGCCGTCTCCGTTGGGGGCTTCTCGGGCTGGTCGGGCTGGTCGGCGCCTTCGCCTTCGTTCGCGATCGCTCCGGCGTGAACCTCCTGCCCGGAGCCCTCCTGCCCGGAGCCCTCCTCCCCGTCCGGCGGCCAGGGAACCTCGGGACGTGCTTGCGAGTTCCCGGCTGCGGCCGGGGGACGGACGGGGCCGGCCCCTGCGTGGTGGGCAGGAGCGGGGCCGGCCTCGCCCGGACCGAGGACCCAGCTCTCTGAACGGGCGGGAGTGGACGCACGCGCACTACCCGCGGGGGGTGATTCCTCCTGCGGGACCTCACGCCGTCGCCGCCGCCTGTTGAAGATCGACATGTCGCCCATCCGGAGCGTAGCTCCGCCTTGCGGCCCACGCCATCCGGCTATCGGGACCTACTTTCGGCCGAGGCCGGGTACTGCGACCTACGTCCTCCGCCTGCCCTACCGCGATCTCATGGCCGGGACCCGTCGGGGATCAGCCGTCGAGCGCCTCCAGGGAGCGCTGCGCGGGTCCATGGATCACCGTACCGTCCGTGGCGTATCGACTGCCGTGGCATGGACAATCCCAGGTGCGGTCGGCGTCGTTCCAGCCCACCGTGCACCCCATATGCGTGCACCTCGGGTTCAGCCGATGCGTCTTCCCGTCATCGTCGCGGAACACCGCGACCCGCTTGCCGCCCTCGTCGAGGATCGCCCCGTGTCCTGGACCGATGTCTGCGGCCGAACGATCGATCGTCTTCACCACGAGCACGTCGGCGACACCCGCGTGGAGCACACGGCCGGGGACCGAACCGAAGACGCGTCGCGACATCCCCTTGTTGCCGACCACGACCAGGTCGGCGTGCACCCGTTCGGCGGCGTCGACGATCGCCTGCGCGGGATCCCCCTCGGGAAGGATCAGGGGTTCGACCTGAAGGTCGTCCGCCCCGGCACGGGCCGTCTCTTCGACCCGGATCTTGCCGACGAGCGGATCGCCCACGAACACGAGGGAGACGGGCGCTCCGAACATCGTGGCGACGTCGAACGCGCGAAGACACGCGGCCGACGCGGTTGCGGAGCCGTCGGTGCCGGCGATCGCGTGCCGGTACCGCGGTCCCTCCGAACCGGTGTCGCCGGCCGTGTCGACCACGAGCACGTCGCAGGGCGCCTCGTGCGTCACACGATCGGGTACCCCGCCGAGCCGGAAGCGCGTCGCGGCATCGAGACCTCGGTTGCCGACGACGAGCAGGTCGGCTCCGTGGTCGACGCAGGCTGCGAGCAACGCATCGTGCGGATCGCCGCTGCGCAGCTCCGCCGTGGCCCGCACCTTCTTCACGGTCGCCGCATCGACGGCATGACCGAGCACGCCGCGCGCCAGTTGCTCCGTGAGCCCCCGGCCCCCGATCACGCAGATCACGACGAGCTCGGCGTCGAATCGCCGGGCGACCCTGATCGCGACATCACGCGCTTCGGTCGCGGACGCGGATCCGTCCGTACCAACGACGACGGTGCGGTAGCCCATCCTCCCCGCCTCTCAGGCCACGGTCAGGGTGCCGGTCATGTCCGGATGCACATCACACACGAGCGTGTAGTCACCGGCCTGCAACGGCGGTACCTGATAGGTCTTCGTCGCGACGCCGTTGAACACCTCTCCGGTGAACACGGCTCCTCCGGCATCGTCTCCGATCGCGACGTTGTGCGGGACCCCGCTGTCCTGGTTGTCGAACACGAGGTTGAACCCCTCGCCCGCGGGTGCGGTGATGTCCGCCGGAACGAACGTGCTCACCTGCGCGGAGATCTCGACCACCGGCGAACCGTCATCGGGAACCGTGGCGGCGGCGGGTGCGGCCTCGGGTCCCGACGAGACGAAGAAGGGCAGTACCGGCTTCCAGAACATCATCGTGAGGATCAGCAGGAACCCGCCGAACCCGATCAAGGAGATCGTCCACCCCGTCGACGAGCGACGCAGCCTCGTGAACTCCTCCTCGGAGACCGTGTCCGATCCGTCTGCGCGGGAGGTCGCGACCAGGCCCAGCTTGCGGAAGTACGGACCCGCGATCGCGCTCATCAGCCCGAAGGTGACGAGCAACAGGATCAGCGAGTACCAGATCCATCCTTCGCCCCACCAGTCGCCGTTGAACGCAGCGCCGACCCCGCCCATCAGCAGGAACAGCAAGGACACGTAGAACGCCGGCATCGAGGTTCCGGAGATCTCGATCAGGTGCGTCACGCGCGCGGGGTCGCTCTCGGCCCGGATCCGCAGCAGCGCGAAGACCGATACCCCGTGCGAGGTGACGAGCCCGACCACCCCGAGGAGATGGACGAACACCCACCAGCGATACACGACGGCGCCTCCCGTCCCCGGAGCGCGTTCGGCCCGGAGCGCGGGCCAGGGTACTACTCCGAGCTCGTGCGCCCGGTCGCCTGCGGAGTCGGCGCGGGATCGGGGACGGGGGCCGGATCGGGCACCGGCGGCTGCGGGACCGGGTCGGGAGGTCCCGGCGGCTCGGGGTCGGGCCGACGGCCGGGACCCGGCGAGGGCTGCGGGGTCGGCGTGGGCGGCTGCGGGTCGGGCTGAGGGAGCGGATCGCGTTCGACGATCATCGGGACGGTCCCTCCTTGGACAGGGCGCGCTCCAACTGCGCCTTCGTCATCTTGGATCGGCCCTCGATACCGGCGTCGCGCGCCTCCTCGTAGAGCTGGTCGCGCGTCCGGCCACGTGGACCCGAGTGCGAGCGGAGCCCGCCGCGGCGTCCCGACGAGATGTCGTCGGTGGAGGTGCGGCTCGCCGTCTCGGACTCCCCCGCCCGGGCGCGCTCCTTGTTCACGGTTCGCGCGGCGATCTCTTCCGCCTCGTCTTCGCCACGGCCGTGTTCGGTCAGACCCTGCTTGATGTGCTCGTACTGACGTTCACGCTTGTCGTTCCAGGATCTCTGCGGCATCGGTCACCACTCCTCGGGGACCGCGACGTTGCCCTGGGACAGCATGGCTGCCGCGGCCGTCGACTTTGCGTGCGATACCCGCGGCGGTCGGAGGGTGAAACCTACTCCCGGAACGCCCAGGTCAGCCGCGGAGTCGCTGCCCGGAGGGGTCGAAGAACGCCCTCGCCGAGACCGTGGCGAGAACCGCCTGCGCAGCGATCTCGACCTCGAACCTGCCCTCGTCGAGCCACGCGTCGGTGACCTCCGGTTCGGCGTTAACCCAACCGAGGCCGACACATCGATCGAGGGTCGCGCCGAACGCCGCAGACGTCACCTCGCCGACACGCTCGCCGTCGCGCAGGATCGATTCGCCGTGGAAGGCGAGCCGCTCGGGATCGTCGATCCGAACGTGCACCAGGCGGCGGCGTCGCGGTTGGTCCTTCGCGGCCTCGGCGGCCGATCGACCGACGAAGTCCGCGTCGCTGCGCAAGGACACCGTGAAACCGAGACCGGCCTCCCAGGGCGTATCCATCGGTCCGACGTCGTGACCCCAGTGGACGTACCCCTTCTCGCTGCGCAGCGCATCGAGCGCGTGGAACCCGGCATGCCGCAGGCCGAGATCGCGACCGGCCTCGAGGATCGCGTCGTAGACACCGGCCGCGAACTCTGTGGGCACGTAGAGCTCGTAGCCGAGCTCCCCGACGAAGGACAGGCGCAGCGCCGTCGCGCGGGACGTCCCGACGTCGAGGTCGACCGCCGCTCCCCATCCGAACGCCGCGTTCGACACGTCAACGTCGGTGAGTCTCGCGAGCAGCTCGCGGGACCGCGGCCCCATGAACGCCAGCACGGCGAGTCCACTCGTCACGTCGGTGACCACCGCGTGCGTCCCCCGTGGGATCGATCGCTCGAGCAGGGTCCCGACTCGGAGCTGGGCGAGCGTGGGAGCCACGACGAGGAACCGATCGTCGCCGAGCCGCGTGACGGTGAGGTCCATCTCGATGCCGGCACGCTGGTTCAGCAGGCACGTGTAGACCACTCTGCCGTCCGGCACATCGACGTCGGCAGAGCATATCCACTGCAGAGCGGCGCATGCGTCGGAGCCCTGCACGAGGAACTTCGCATACGTCGACAGATCGAACAGGGCGACCCGTTCGCGAGCGGCGGCGCACTCCTCGCGGACGACGTCGAACCAGTTCTGCCGGCCGAACGCGTATCGGTAAACGGGTTCGTCTCCCGGGTTGGCGAACCACATCGCCCGTTCCCATCCGGCCGCCTCGCCGAAGCAGGCGTTCGCTTCCGCCAGCCGCTCGTACAGGGGCGTCCGACGCACGCCGCGCGCGGCAGCGGGCTGCCAGTACGGCCAGTGCATCCCGTAGAGCCGTCCGAGACTCTCGCGTGTGCGCTCGAACAGGTAGCGAGGGTTGTCCTGGAACCGCGCGACGCGAGCCGGGGACACCTCGACCAGGTCCTGCTGCGGCGCGCCGGCGACGATCCACTCGGCGAGCGCCTTGCCCGCGCCCGGACCGTAGATCACTCCCTGGGAGTTGAAGCCGCACGCGAGGAAGAACCCGCGCAACCCCGGCGCCTCCCCGAGGTAGAAGTTCGCGTCGGGCGTGAAGCTCTCGGGGCCGTTGAGGAAGTACTCGAACCCACGGTCCTCCAACTCGGGGAGGCGCTGCTTCGCCCGGCCGAGCGGAAGCTGGAAGTGCTCCCAGTCGGCGCCGAACTCGGCGAACCCCTCGTGGGGGATCGACGCGACGGGGCGAGGCTTGCCGTCCGGTTCGAACGCTCCGACGATGAAGCGCCCTCGGTAGTGCCGCACGTAGAAGAAACCATCGAGATCGCGAAGGATCGGCAGCTCTTCGCGGGCTCCGGCCGTCGGTTCGCTCATCACGTACATGTGTTCCGCCGCGTACAGGGGCACGGTGACACCGACCGACCTCGCCAGCTGCCGCGCCCAGAGTCCCGCGGCGTTGACGACGATCTCGCCCTCGATCTCGCCGCGGTCGGTACGCACGCCCGTGACCGCTCCGTGCTCGACACGCACACCGGTCACCTCGACGCCCTCGAAGACGCGGACCCCTCCATCGATCGCACCCTTCGCGATCGCGAGCGCCGTGTCCCCCGGGTTCAGCGTGCCGTCCCCGGGGAACAGTGTTCCCCCGACGAGATCGTCGATCGCTATGGGGGGCCACCAGGCCCGCAGCTCGTCCACCGACAGGATCTCCGCCTCGATCCCGAAGTCGCGGGCCATCGAGACCCCGTAGGAGATCTCGGTCATCCGCTCCGGCGTGCGCGCGACCGTCAACGCCCCGACGCGTTTGAACCCGGTGGGGACACCCGTCCGTTCGGTGAGGCGTTCGTACAGGATCGGCGCGTAGCTCGACATCGCGGTGAGCGCGTGCGTCGGCCGGACCTGGGCCACCAGCCCGGCCGCGTGCCAAGAGGTTCCCGAGGAGAGCCTGCCGCGCTCGAGGAGCACGACGTCGCTCCACCCGAGCTCGGCGAGGTGATAAGCGACCGACGCGCCGGCGATACCGCCGCCGACGATCACGACTCGAGCGCGGGAGGGAAGCTCCCCGGCGTCTGCGCCGCCGAACACCTCGGCGCCACGCTTGGACATCATGTTCTCGGGGTCGGGCACCTGGTTCCTCTCGATCCGAGCCGCGGCCGGACGGCAGGGTACCGTTCGGGAGTGGCCCTCACCTACCCGCCCGGCGACATCAGGGGCGACGCGGACCCCGCGGAACACGAGGTCGTCGCGGCGGCGGATCCGGTCGCCGACGACGCTCCGATCGAGATCGCGTTCCTCGAGCCGGTCCAGGCGAGCGAGCTCTCCGGCGCGATCTGGAGAAGCTACGGCGCTTCTTACGATGCCGATTGGGTCTACCGCCCGGACGAGATCGAGCGACGACTCCGGTCGAGGCTCCTCCGCTCGATCGTGGCGCGCGATGCGGGTTCCCCGACGCGACCGGTCGTCGGACACCTGGCGCTGACGCTGCGCTCCGCGGATGCGCACGTGGGCGAATCCGGTCAGGCCGTCGTCGATCCGCGGTGGCGCGGACACCACCTGTTCACGACCCTGAAGCGCACCCTCGCCGACACGATGCGGGGCGAGGGGCTGGCCGGGATGTTCAGCGAGGCGACCGCGGCCCACCCCTACAGCCAGAAGGCGAACGTGGCGCTCGGGGCGCAGGAGACCGGGATCCTGGTGGGTTACATCCCTACGAGCGTCGAGTACGCGGCGATCGACGCGACGCCGGAGCATCGGCGGTCCGTGGTGCTCTACTACCTGAAGCTCAACGACGGTCCCGACCGGTGGCTGTATCCCCCTCCGCACCACCACGCGATCGTGTCGAGGATCGTCGAGCGCGCGGGATTGCACGGCCGCGTCCGAGAGCCTCCCGGCCGGGACGACGCCGGCCACCCGAACGCGTCCTCCACGCGGCTGTCCGAGACCGTCCGCACCGATCACGACGCCGGCTTCGTCACCATCGAGGAGGTCGGACCTGACCTGGTCGAGACGGTCGAGACGCATCTCGCGCGCGAGCGAAGCCGGGGGCTCGCGTGTAGCTACGTCGACCTTCCGCTGGAGGACCCCGGCACCGCGGTGCACGGCGAGCGCCTTCGCGGTGCGGGCCTGCGGTTCGGCGGTGTGTTCCCGAACGCTCGCACGGCCGGGGACGTCCTGCGCCTGCAGTACCTGCACGACGCCAGTCCCGAGATCGCCGACATCCACCTCGCGAGCGAGGGCGGGAGGGAATTGCTGGACTACGTGGTGTCCGACACGCGCGAGGGGTCCTGACGCGTGGCTCCGGCACCGGCTAGTCTCCCCCCATGCGCGAGGGAGCGGGTATCGGGCTCGCGATCGGGATCGCGGCGGTGGCCTTCTTCGCCACCCTCCCGTTCGTGATCGTCGTGCTCTTCTGGTTGTTCACGAGCGGCGTGGCGTTCGCGCGCAGCAACGACCCGGCCGCCACGAGCGCGCCCGCGCTGCTCATCGGGCTCGCCTCGATCGTCCTTCTGCTCACCACGGGCCTGGCCGCGACCTTCGCGCTGATCGGCCGCTCGCTGACACCGCCGGGGAAGAAGCGGCGCGAGAAGGCCGAGAAGGCCGAAGCGGCGCGGGCCTCGACGGCGAGCTAACCCCGCCGCCGGTCGCCTCGCGGTCGCTACCGGTCGCCGGCCCGCCGCGCGGACTCGACGACCTCGGCGGCCAGATCGAACCGGCCGAACTGCGGCATCAGGTAGACCCCGGCCACAGCAGGATGCACCGCGAGCTCCTCGACGAGCTCGGTCGCCATCGCAAGCCCCTCCGCGGCATGGTCCGCCTTCCGGATCCGGTCGAGCACCTCGGGGGGGATCACGACACCGGGCACCTCATTGTGGATGAACTCGGCATGTCTGCGGGACGCGAGCGGCAACACGCCCGCGAGGATCCGCAGCGAGAGCTCTCCGTGTCGCGCCTCGTAGGCATCGACGAGGCGCTCGAGCGGTCCGAGTGAATACATCGGCTGCGACAGCGCGAACCGGGCTCCCGCATCCACCTTCTTCCTCAGCAGCTTCACTTCGCGACCGAGGTCCGGAGCCGACGGGCTCAAGGCGCACCCCACGAGGAACCGCGTCGGCTCGCCGATCGAGGAGCCGGCGTGATCGCTCCCGGCGTTGAACCCGCCGGTGACCAGAGCCATCAAGCCCGTCGGCGTCACGTCGATCGCATCCGTCCCGTGAGGGTAGTCCCCGATCGTGACCGGGTCGCCGAGGCAGACGAACAGGTTCCGGACGCCGAGCGCGTGGATCGCGAGCAGATCACCCTGGAGCCGGAGCAGGTTCCGGCCGCGCGTGGGGAAGTGCAGCACCGTCTCGACACCCACGCGTTCCTCGATCGCGCGGCACGCGGCCCACGGACTCATCCGCATCTTCGCCATCGGTGAGTCGGCGACGTCGATCACGTCCGCTCCCGCCTGGACGAGGGTCTGCGCCGCAGCCACGAGCCGAGCGGGCGAGTGCGAACGTGGCGGCTCCATCTCGACGGCGATCGTCCAGTCGTCGCGGTCGAGTCTGCGTTCGAGCGCGGAGGCCGTGTCGTCCGATACCCCGGCGGAAGCGACGGGTGGCGGATCCTCGACGAGCCGCACGTCCGCCCGCGTGTCCGCCCGGACGTCCGAATGGCGTTCGGCCGGCCCTCGCTCGAGGGCGTCGGCCATGGCCCCCACGTGCTCCGGACCCGTACCGCAGCATCCGCCGAGAACGGCGACCCCCTCCTCGATCAGATTCCGCGCGAGCTCGCCGAAGTAGCCGGGCGTCGCCGGGTACAGGAACCGGCCACCGATCTGCTGCGGGCCACCGGCGTTCGGCTTGGCGAGCAACGGGACCGACCCGACCGATCCCCGGATCCGCCTGATCACGCGGAGCGCCTGCGCGGGACCCTGTCCGCAGTTGACACCGATCGCGTCCACATCGAGCTCACGCAGTCGGGCGGCGACCTCATCGGGCGGAGAGCCGAGCGGTGTTCGGTCGTCGGTCGTGAACGTGGCGGACGCGACGAGGGGAACCCCGGGCGCGACCGATCGAACGGCGAGCACCGCTTGCTCGAGCTCGACGAGATCGGTCTGGGTCTCGACCACGAACAGATCGACCCCGGCGGACGCCAGGGCAGCCGCCTGCTCGGCGTACGCCTCCCGGGCCTCCTCGCTCCGCACTCGCCCGTACGGCGCCAGCCACACACCGAGCGGACCGATCGAGCCCGCGACCGAAACACCTTCGGCCTCGACCGCCTCGCGGGCGATCGCGACGGCGGCCTCCGCGAGCTCGGCGACGCGTTCTGCCCGAACCCCGTGCCGTGCGAGCTTGAAACGATTCCCTCCGAAGGAGTTCGTCCACACGACCCGAGCACCTGCCTGGACGAAAGACCGGTGGACCGACCGGACCAGGTCGGGCTGCTCCACGTTGAGTTCTTCGAAGCACGCGTCGAAGGGGATCCCGCGGTCGGCCAACGACGTTGCGAGCCCGCCGTCGGCGAGCAGGGGCCCTGCCCGCAGCAGGTCGGCGAACGCAGCGCGGTCCATCGCTCGATGCTCCCATACGATGGGAACGCCGAACGACGGGAGAAGGCGATGCTGACCGACGAGGACCGTGCACTGTTGAAAGGCAAGAACTTCGGGGGCCTCAGCACAATGATGCCCGACGGATCACCGCAGACCACGATCGTGTGGATCGACACCGACGGCGAACACGTGCTCGTCAACACCGCGGAGGGACGCGTCAAGCTGAACAACATCGAGCGTGATCCGCGCGTCGCACTGGCGGTCTACGAACACGACGACCCCTACCGACAACTCGCGATCCGCGGGCGCGTCGTCGACATCACGCGCGAAGGCGCGGAAGCGAACATCGACGCACTCGCGCAACGGTACCTCGGGACCGAGCGCTACCCGTGGCGCAGCGAGGGCGAACACCGCATCCTGCTGAAGATCCTGCCGGAGAAGATCGTGCGCTGACCTCGGACACGCCCGAGCCGAGCTAGGCCGCCAACCGATAGTGCGGGTCGGAGCCCATCTCCGCGAGGGCGTTCGCCGCCGCTTGCGAGGTGTCGAACTTCCACACGCAATCCGGCTCGTTCTGCCCGACCGAGTGGTAGTAGAGCAGCGTCTTGAACTGGCCCCACTCGGGCTGCTTCATCAGCTCGGACATGTCCCGGATCCAATCCGCCTTCCGGCCCGGATCGGACCGGTCCTCGACGGTGCCGTACTCCGCAAGCATCAGGTCCTTGTGCGGGTGCTTCAAGCCGAACTGCCGGATCGATTCGAGCGCGAACTCCGCGCTTCGCCACGGATAGCTCGTGTCGCGGCAGTCGAACCAGTTGTAGGGATCGGCACCGATCTCATCGACGTACGCGCTGCCCGGGTACCACTTCTTCGCGAAGCGCGGATCCGACTTCGAGGTGCGGAAAGCCCAGCTCGTCATC
The sequence above is a segment of the Actinomycetota bacterium genome. Coding sequences within it:
- a CDS encoding plasmid stabilization protein, encoding MPQRSWNDKRERQYEHIKQGLTEHGRGEDEAEEIAARTVNKERARAGESETASRTSTDDISSGRRGGLRSHSGPRGRTRDQLYEEARDAGIEGRSKMTKAQLERALSKEGPSR
- a CDS encoding cupredoxin domain-containing protein, which encodes MYRWWVFVHLLGVVGLVTSHGVSVFALLRIRAESDPARVTHLIEISGTSMPAFYVSLLFLLMGGVGAAFNGDWWGEGWIWYSLILLLVTFGLMSAIAGPYFRKLGLVATSRADGSDTVSEEEFTRLRRSSTGWTISLIGFGGFLLILTMMFWKPVLPFFVSSGPEAAPAAATVPDDGSPVVEISAQVSTFVPADITAPAGEGFNLVFDNQDSGVPHNVAIGDDAGGAVFTGEVFNGVATKTYQVPPLQAGDYTLVCDVHPDMTGTLTVA
- a CDS encoding FAD-dependent oxidoreductase, whose translation is MPDPENMMSKRGAEVFGGADAGELPSRARVVIVGGGIAGASVAYHLAELGWSDVVLLERGRLSSGTSWHAAGLVAQVRPTHALTAMSSYAPILYERLTERTGVPTGFKRVGALTVARTPERMTEISYGVSMARDFGIEAEILSVDELRAWWPPIAIDDLVGGTLFPGDGTLNPGDTALAIAKGAIDGGVRVFEGVEVTGVRVEHGAVTGVRTDRGEIEGEIVVNAAGLWARQLARSVGVTVPLYAAEHMYVMSEPTAGAREELPILRDLDGFFYVRHYRGRFIVGAFEPDGKPRPVASIPHEGFAEFGADWEHFQLPLGRAKQRLPELEDRGFEYFLNGPESFTPDANFYLGEAPGLRGFFLACGFNSQGVIYGPGAGKALAEWIVAGAPQQDLVEVSPARVARFQDNPRYLFERTRESLGRLYGMHWPYWQPAAARGVRRTPLYERLAEANACFGEAAGWERAMWFANPGDEPVYRYAFGRQNWFDVVREECAAARERVALFDLSTYAKFLVQGSDACAALQWICSADVDVPDGRVVYTCLLNQRAGIEMDLTVTRLGDDRFLVVAPTLAQLRVGTLLERSIPRGTHAVVTDVTSGLAVLAFMGPRSRELLARLTDVDVSNAAFGWGAAVDLDVGTSRATALRLSFVGELGYELYVPTEFAAGVYDAILEAGRDLGLRHAGFHALDALRSEKGYVHWGHDVGPMDTPWEAGLGFTVSLRSDADFVGRSAAEAAKDQPRRRRLVHVRIDDPERLAFHGESILRDGERVGEVTSAAFGATLDRCVGLGWVNAEPEVTDAWLDEGRFEVEIAAQAVLATVSARAFFDPSGQRLRG
- a CDS encoding PPOX class F420-dependent oxidoreductase; protein product: MLPYDGNAERREKAMLTDEDRALLKGKNFGGLSTMMPDGSPQTTIVWIDTDGEHVLVNTAEGRVKLNNIERDPRVALAVYEHDDPYRQLAIRGRVVDITREGAEANIDALAQRYLGTERYPWRSEGEHRILLKILPEKIVR
- a CDS encoding universal stress protein translates to MGYRTVVVGTDGSASATEARDVAIRVARRFDAELVVICVIGGRGLTEQLARGVLGHAVDAATVKKVRATAELRSGDPHDALLAACVDHGADLLVVGNRGLDAATRFRLGGVPDRVTHEAPCDVLVVDTAGDTGSEGPRYRHAIAGTDGSATASAACLRAFDVATMFGAPVSLVFVGDPLVGKIRVEETARAGADDLQVEPLILPEGDPAQAIVDAAERVHADLVVVGNKGMSRRVFGSVPGRVLHAGVADVLVVKTIDRSAADIGPGHGAILDEGGKRVAVFRDDDGKTHRLNPRCTHMGCTVGWNDADRTWDCPCHGSRYATDGTVIHGPAQRSLEALDG
- a CDS encoding bifunctional homocysteine S-methyltransferase/methylenetetrahydrofolate reductase — encoded protein: MDRAAFADLLRAGPLLADGGLATSLADRGIPFDACFEELNVEQPDLVRSVHRSFVQAGARVVWTNSFGGNRFKLARHGVRAERVAELAEAAVAIAREAVEAEGVSVAGSIGPLGVWLAPYGRVRSEEAREAYAEQAAALASAGVDLFVVETQTDLVELEQAVLAVRSVAPGVPLVASATFTTDDRTPLGSPPDEVAARLRELDVDAIGVNCGQGPAQALRVIRRIRGSVGSVPLLAKPNAGGPQQIGGRFLYPATPGYFGELARNLIEEGVAVLGGCCGTGPEHVGAMADALERGPAERHSDVRADTRADVRLVEDPPPVASAGVSDDTASALERRLDRDDWTIAVEMEPPRSHSPARLVAAAQTLVQAGADVIDVADSPMAKMRMSPWAACRAIEERVGVETVLHFPTRGRNLLRLQGDLLAIHALGVRNLFVCLGDPVTIGDYPHGTDAIDVTPTGLMALVTGGFNAGSDHAGSSIGEPTRFLVGCALSPSAPDLGREVKLLRKKVDAGARFALSQPMYSLGPLERLVDAYEARHGELSLRILAGVLPLASRRHAEFIHNEVPGVVIPPEVLDRIRKADHAAEGLAMATELVEELAVHPAVAGVYLMPQFGRFDLAAEVVESARRAGDR